One part of the Balneolaceae bacterium genome encodes these proteins:
- a CDS encoding transglycosylase domain-containing protein, with translation MDNNNNIDMDRYFNDREYRKQISAERKKKKTFRGLFSNRIVKAGLVTLAILLIALGGYVYYLFQGLPSIQELENPKTAIATEVRSRDGVVLDRYFVENRTYVPIEKISPNAINALIATEDHRFFNHWGVDFQSLMRLPYYWLQQRFEGGSTISQQLARNLYRKIGFEVTVTRKLREMITAVQIESNYTKREIIEMYLNTVEFSNSAFGIESAAQTHYGKPASDLTLTESANLIGQLKAVYAYNPRLFPERAKSRRNIVLNQMQKHGFISQQVFENLSEEPIALNYQRPSKAGRESRYFGEYVRLKVEDWAEENGYDLYSDGLVIYTTIDSRLQKHAEAAVQEKIKEFQKTFENEWTSYNGDYMDELWEKHPSFLKSFIRETDRYKNSFSKLETNQESVVFDHLMADSSFVDSVKRVRTKLQASFTAIRPDNGHILAWVGGADFGTEQYDYVHQAKRQAGSTFKPFVYAVAIDNGYMPYHKFSKYPSSYIQPNGQTWNPKDPSIPSGPQMVPLREALARSLNNVTIRLLPEIAGAPGTNRTRDLEPAARMIRDMASNLGIDVSDFPPYPSIALGTAEVSLLELVSAYTTFVNKGVHIEPIAITRIEDKEGNVLVEYFPEYSQEAISPETAYMMVDMMRGVIRGGEDYHGTGVRLRNVYNVQQDVAGKTGTTQNSADNWFVAMMPHIVMGSWVGGEDRRIRFPTDGGYSIGQGARTALPNCGTVHQ, from the coding sequence ATGGACAATAATAATAACATAGACATGGATCGGTATTTCAACGACCGGGAATACCGAAAACAGATCTCAGCCGAGAGAAAAAAGAAAAAAACTTTTCGGGGGCTATTCTCAAATAGAATCGTAAAGGCAGGGTTAGTAACACTTGCAATACTTTTAATAGCTCTCGGCGGATATGTGTACTACCTTTTCCAGGGACTTCCCTCCATCCAGGAGCTTGAAAATCCTAAAACAGCCATTGCTACAGAAGTACGAAGCCGAGATGGTGTAGTTCTTGACCGGTATTTCGTAGAGAACAGAACCTATGTTCCTATTGAAAAAATATCACCGAATGCTATCAATGCCCTCATCGCCACTGAAGATCACCGGTTTTTTAATCACTGGGGAGTTGATTTTCAAAGCCTGATGAGACTACCCTATTATTGGCTTCAACAACGATTTGAAGGGGGATCTACAATCAGCCAGCAGCTTGCACGAAATCTTTACAGGAAAATTGGGTTTGAAGTAACCGTTACCCGAAAGTTGCGCGAGATGATTACAGCCGTTCAGATCGAAAGTAATTACACCAAACGGGAAATCATTGAGATGTATCTGAACACTGTTGAATTTAGCAACAGTGCGTTTGGAATTGAATCGGCCGCACAAACCCATTATGGTAAACCAGCAAGTGATTTAACTCTGACTGAATCAGCCAATCTGATCGGGCAACTCAAAGCTGTATATGCCTATAACCCAAGACTTTTTCCTGAACGAGCCAAGTCTCGTCGAAATATTGTGTTGAACCAGATGCAAAAGCATGGATTTATCAGCCAGCAAGTGTTTGAGAATTTAAGTGAAGAACCGATTGCACTTAACTATCAACGGCCATCAAAAGCAGGACGAGAAAGCCGATATTTCGGTGAATATGTTCGCCTGAAAGTAGAAGATTGGGCCGAAGAAAATGGGTATGATCTTTATTCAGACGGCCTGGTGATATACACCACAATTGATTCGCGTCTTCAAAAACATGCTGAAGCGGCCGTACAGGAAAAAATCAAAGAGTTCCAGAAAACATTCGAGAACGAATGGACCTCCTACAATGGCGATTATATGGACGAACTTTGGGAAAAACATCCCTCCTTCTTAAAAAGTTTTATTCGGGAAACAGACCGATATAAAAATTCCTTCTCGAAACTCGAGACAAACCAGGAATCGGTTGTTTTTGATCACTTAATGGCCGACTCCTCTTTTGTGGATTCAGTAAAAAGGGTCAGAACGAAATTACAGGCAAGCTTCACAGCTATCCGTCCCGACAATGGGCACATTTTGGCCTGGGTTGGCGGTGCTGATTTTGGAACCGAACAGTACGATTATGTACATCAAGCCAAGCGACAGGCAGGTTCTACGTTCAAACCGTTTGTCTATGCCGTAGCCATAGATAACGGTTATATGCCCTATCACAAATTTTCTAAGTATCCCAGCAGTTACATACAGCCTAACGGACAGACATGGAATCCGAAAGATCCCTCCATACCATCCGGGCCACAAATGGTACCTCTGCGGGAAGCCCTGGCACGAAGTTTAAATAACGTTACGATACGACTTTTGCCAGAAATTGCCGGTGCTCCCGGAACAAACAGAACCCGTGATCTTGAACCGGCCGCCCGCATGATTCGTGATATGGCGAGCAACCTCGGTATAGATGTTAGTGATTTCCCACCCTACCCTTCCATTGCTCTTGGAACTGCGGAGGTTTCACTGCTTGAACTTGTGAGTGCTTACACGACTTTTGTGAATAAAGGTGTTCACATCGAACCGATTGCAATTACAAGAATTGAGGACAAAGAGGGAAATGTATTAGTTGAATATTTTCCAGAATACAGCCAGGAAGCCATCAGTCCGGAAACAGCTTACATGATGGTTGATATGATGCGCGGTGTGATTCGCGGCGGAGAGGATTATCACGGAACGGGCGTGCGTTTAAGAAATGTGTACAATGTTCAGCAGGATGTAGCCGGCAAAACCGGAACCACGCAAAACAGTGCCGATAACTGGTTTGTAGCCATGATGCCCCACATCGTCATGGGATCGTGGGTAGGCGGGGAAGATCGCCGAATACGATTCCCAACTGATGGTGGATACAGTATTGGTCAGGGTGCAAGAACGGCGTTACCCAATTGTGGGACAGTTCATCAATAA
- a CDS encoding UDP-2,3-diacylglucosamine diphosphatase translates to MVHIFLSDVHLGANNPEETEQLEHELIRLVDYCESQKIQIHILGDFFDYWMEFPDYVPELGQDILKRFESYNRTVNSATTYITGNHDYWTVSHFEKLGFKVEHEYMNLDLGDRKLFLCHGDGLSDEKFRLRRPLLHRFIRHPKFVRFYKFLLPGKTGLQLMKSFSSFTRDEDFIDTERLSNWAEFMFKNFPFDVIVSGHDHVPRVETFSRGTYINTGAFNKYKTVLKYTKEAIELVRWDDGANKFQPFEYQSKAGLNGQ, encoded by the coding sequence ATGGTGCATATTTTTTTGTCTGATGTCCATTTGGGAGCCAATAATCCTGAGGAAACAGAGCAACTGGAACATGAACTTATCCGGCTTGTGGACTATTGTGAATCACAGAAAATACAGATTCATATATTGGGTGATTTTTTTGATTATTGGATGGAATTTCCAGACTACGTTCCAGAGTTAGGGCAAGATATTCTGAAGCGATTTGAAAGCTATAATCGTACAGTGAATAGTGCCACAACCTATATTACCGGGAATCACGACTACTGGACCGTTTCACATTTTGAGAAACTCGGCTTTAAAGTTGAGCATGAATATATGAACCTTGATCTGGGTGACAGGAAACTGTTTCTCTGCCATGGCGACGGACTCTCAGACGAAAAATTTCGTCTTCGCAGGCCATTGCTGCACAGATTTATTCGTCATCCTAAATTTGTTAGATTCTATAAATTCTTGTTACCCGGAAAAACCGGGCTACAATTAATGAAATCATTCTCATCATTTACCCGCGATGAAGATTTTATTGATACCGAACGCCTTAGCAACTGGGCAGAATTTATGTTCAAAAATTTTCCATTTGATGTGATTGTATCGGGGCACGATCACGTTCCGAGAGTGGAAACTTTTTCCCGGGGAACCTATATAAATACCGGTGCTTTCAACAAGTACAAAACCGTTTTAAAATATACCAAAGAGGCCATTGAACTCGTTAGATGGGACGATGGCGCAAACAAATTTCAACCATTTGAATATCAGTCTAAAGCAGGTCTGAATGGACAATAA
- a CDS encoding polyprenyl synthetase family protein, with product MTQEVLPHTKDIPKNKSSLKEITEPVQEHLSIFRSFFKDEISSDVFLLDQIIRYLLRQKGKEIRPTLVFMTARMFGTVDKRSFVAATMIELLHTATLIHDDVVDESDKRRGFLSINKIWRNKAGVLLGDFLLSKGLLIALDYKEYQLLHVLSDAVRDMSEGELRQLKTSNLFNMTEDRYFQIISEKTASLISACCQCGAIATTDNESTIEGMKEVGMKIGIAFQIKDDLFDYGIADVGKPTRNDIQERKVTLPFIYALDNASKMEQLNARRLMKKRKKTQKDIDKIVQFVHEHDGLALAESKMVNYANSALDLLQELPIKKGYEDFKALVEFIITRKK from the coding sequence ATGACACAAGAGGTATTGCCACATACCAAAGATATTCCTAAAAATAAAAGCTCACTAAAGGAAATAACTGAACCCGTACAGGAGCATCTTAGTATATTTCGTAGTTTTTTTAAAGACGAAATCAGCAGCGATGTTTTCTTGTTGGATCAAATCATACGTTATCTTCTGCGGCAGAAGGGCAAAGAGATTCGTCCCACTCTTGTTTTTATGACCGCCCGAATGTTTGGAACGGTGGACAAAAGAAGTTTTGTGGCTGCCACGATGATTGAGCTTCTTCACACCGCTACACTTATTCACGACGATGTGGTTGATGAGTCAGATAAACGGCGGGGTTTTTTAAGTATCAACAAAATCTGGCGGAACAAAGCAGGGGTTCTTTTGGGGGATTTTTTACTCTCAAAAGGATTACTCATTGCCCTCGATTATAAAGAATATCAGCTCCTCCATGTACTTTCTGATGCAGTTCGCGATATGAGCGAGGGAGAGCTCAGGCAGTTAAAAACCTCCAACCTCTTTAATATGACGGAGGATCGATATTTTCAGATTATCTCTGAAAAAACAGCAAGCCTTATTTCTGCTTGCTGCCAATGCGGGGCAATTGCCACCACCGATAATGAATCTACCATCGAGGGGATGAAAGAGGTGGGCATGAAAATCGGAATAGCGTTCCAGATTAAGGATGATCTTTTTGATTATGGAATTGCTGATGTTGGCAAACCAACACGCAACGACATCCAGGAAAGAAAAGTAACCCTGCCATTTATCTATGCGCTGGACAATGCGTCGAAAATGGAGCAGTTAAACGCGCGGCGTCTCATGAAAAAGCGTAAAAAAACACAAAAAGATATTGATAAGATTGTGCAGTTTGTTCATGAACATGACGGGTTGGCGCTTGCTGAATCGAAGATGGTAAACTATGCTAATAGTGCCCTCGATTTACTGCAGGAACTTCCCATAAAGAAAGGTTACGAAGACTTCAAAGCACTTGTTGAGTTCATCATCACAAGAAAGAAATAG
- the pfkA gene encoding 6-phosphofructokinase, which translates to MKKIATLTSGGDAPGMNAAIRAIIRGAAHFNVDVTAIRHGYKGLIDGSFADLQHTDVSGIIQRGGTILKSARSEEFRTKKGREKAADQLRAQNVDALIVIGGDGTFRGATLLAQEHGINTVGIPATIDNDLIGTDETIGYDTALNTAMEAIDKIRDTADAHERLFFIEVMGRDAGFIALETGIASGAEMIVLPEYLTSTSEIKESLRKVLKFHKRSSLVVIAEGDQTGGALKISQDLEKDFEEYDMKVAILGHVQRGGNPSARDRVLATRLGFEAVQAIHNGESEVMVGIINNNVKLTPLKDTFGKIKEINHDLVALAKILR; encoded by the coding sequence TTGAAAAAAATAGCCACCCTCACAAGTGGTGGGGATGCCCCCGGGATGAATGCAGCCATTCGTGCAATCATTCGAGGTGCAGCACATTTTAACGTAGATGTAACCGCTATTCGTCACGGCTACAAAGGGCTGATCGATGGTTCGTTTGCCGACCTTCAACATACAGATGTTTCAGGTATAATTCAGAGGGGCGGTACCATTTTAAAATCTGCCAGGTCTGAGGAATTCCGGACAAAGAAAGGCAGAGAAAAAGCGGCCGATCAGCTGAGGGCACAGAATGTAGATGCGCTTATTGTAATTGGAGGAGATGGAACCTTCCGCGGTGCAACTCTCCTTGCACAAGAACATGGTATAAATACGGTTGGCATTCCTGCAACTATAGACAATGATCTGATAGGTACAGATGAGACGATTGGTTATGATACAGCTCTGAACACGGCAATGGAGGCTATAGACAAAATCCGGGATACTGCCGATGCTCATGAACGTCTCTTTTTTATTGAAGTGATGGGAAGGGATGCCGGATTTATAGCACTTGAAACCGGAATTGCAAGTGGTGCTGAAATGATTGTGCTGCCCGAGTATCTTACAAGTACTTCTGAGATTAAGGAATCCCTCAGAAAAGTTTTAAAGTTTCATAAAAGAAGCTCACTTGTGGTTATTGCCGAAGGAGATCAGACCGGTGGTGCTCTGAAAATATCGCAAGATCTGGAAAAGGATTTCGAAGAGTATGACATGAAAGTTGCGATCCTGGGTCACGTTCAGCGTGGCGGTAACCCGTCGGCAAGAGATCGTGTGCTTGCAACTCGCCTGGGATTTGAAGCTGTTCAGGCCATTCATAACGGCGAGAGTGAAGTGATGGTTGGAATTATAAATAACAATGTGAAATTGACCCCACTGAAGGATACTTTTGGAAAGATAAAAGAGATCAATCACGATTTGGTTGCTCTCGCAAAAATATTGAGATAA
- a CDS encoding glucose-6-phosphate isomerase, with protein sequence MITTDVKSARSFLSDDEYDEALNLAKKSYKQVENKTGQGSEWLGWQRILNEPNDAELEEIASHAARIRQDADIFIVCGIGGSYTGAMAIIKALSPYFKNNGPEILYAGHHMSGKYLEQLMEYLKTPDEDGELKSVYLNGISKSGSTLETALAFRTIRSWMHEVYEDASDRIIATTGKEGGVMNKIVAKEGYQKYIIPDDVGGRFSVLTPVGLLPIAVAGIDIQTLYYGAVSEYEDCNEGQETILEYAALRYSFLKKGYALDVITSFEPELLGITAWIQQLLGESEGKEGKGMFPAMAGYSTDLHSIGQIIQEGQRNLIETILVVKKPISNFTVNETKGEDIDQLGYVAGKSFHEINKSALGGTVEAHTEGGVPVLKIIIEELNAQQLGKLIYFYELFTAVYVYMLEVNPFNQPGVEGYKKAMYRLLGKNG encoded by the coding sequence ATGATAACTACTGATGTAAAAAGTGCACGCTCTTTTCTATCTGATGATGAGTATGACGAAGCATTAAATTTGGCAAAGAAAAGCTATAAACAGGTTGAAAATAAAACCGGGCAGGGCAGCGAATGGCTTGGTTGGCAGAGAATTTTGAATGAGCCCAATGATGCCGAATTAGAAGAGATTGCCAGCCATGCTGCACGAATCCGGCAGGATGCTGATATTTTTATTGTATGTGGAATTGGCGGGTCGTACACCGGCGCAATGGCGATTATTAAAGCACTGAGTCCATATTTTAAAAACAACGGTCCCGAAATTTTGTATGCCGGTCATCATATGAGCGGTAAATACCTGGAACAGTTGATGGAGTATCTGAAAACCCCTGATGAGGATGGAGAACTGAAAAGTGTTTACCTGAATGGGATTTCCAAGTCGGGTTCTACGCTGGAAACGGCTCTTGCCTTTCGGACCATTCGCTCATGGATGCATGAAGTGTATGAGGATGCCAGTGACCGAATCATCGCCACTACAGGCAAAGAGGGCGGTGTTATGAATAAAATTGTGGCAAAAGAGGGATATCAAAAATATATAATCCCGGATGATGTTGGCGGACGGTTTTCCGTTCTGACACCTGTTGGTTTGCTTCCTATTGCAGTAGCCGGTATCGATATTCAGACACTTTATTATGGGGCTGTTTCTGAGTATGAAGATTGTAATGAAGGCCAGGAAACTATTTTGGAATATGCCGCTCTTCGATACTCATTCTTGAAAAAAGGTTACGCATTGGATGTGATTACATCATTTGAGCCGGAACTATTAGGAATAACAGCCTGGATTCAACAACTCCTTGGAGAGAGCGAAGGTAAAGAGGGAAAGGGGATGTTCCCGGCAATGGCTGGTTATTCCACAGATCTTCACAGTATCGGCCAGATCATTCAGGAAGGTCAGCGAAATTTAATTGAAACGATACTGGTGGTAAAGAAACCTATATCCAATTTTACAGTCAATGAAACGAAGGGCGAAGATATTGATCAGCTTGGATATGTTGCCGGCAAATCATTTCATGAGATTAATAAAAGCGCGCTCGGCGGAACGGTAGAAGCTCATACTGAAGGAGGTGTTCCTGTTTTGAAAATTATTATCGAAGAACTGAATGCTCAGCAGTTGGGCAAACTGATCTATTTCTATGAGCTTTTTACGGCTGTGTATGTTTATATGCTTGAGGTGAATCCGTTTAACCAGCCGGGTGTTGAAGGTTATAAGAAAGCGATGTACAGGTTATTAGGAAAAAATGGATAA
- a CDS encoding deoxynucleoside kinase — MPAQKEKKYIAIAGNIGAGKSSLTELLGKNFGWKTYYESVDDNPYLSDFYEDMRRWSFNLQIYFLSSRFQHQKKLMALDKSLIQDRTIYEDVEIFAKNLHEMGLMSDRDFKNYCALFDEMEHYLQAPDLLIYLRAEVPTLVRQIQQRGRDYENTIRIEYLERLNRLYEDWIDRYDQEKLIIDTDNLDFVNNQDDLGKVLELIEQRLFGLFN; from the coding sequence ATGCCGGCTCAAAAAGAAAAAAAATATATAGCTATTGCGGGAAATATCGGTGCGGGAAAATCATCCCTGACCGAGCTGTTAGGCAAAAACTTTGGATGGAAAACCTATTACGAATCCGTAGACGATAATCCCTACCTGTCAGATTTTTATGAGGATATGAGACGCTGGAGCTTTAATCTTCAAATCTACTTTTTGTCCAGCCGGTTTCAGCATCAAAAAAAGCTTATGGCACTCGATAAAAGCCTTATACAGGATCGAACGATCTACGAAGATGTGGAAATTTTTGCGAAAAACCTGCATGAAATGGGCTTGATGAGCGATCGGGATTTTAAAAACTACTGCGCTCTTTTCGATGAAATGGAACATTATCTTCAGGCACCTGACCTGCTAATTTATCTTCGTGCTGAAGTACCAACCCTTGTTCGGCAGATACAACAACGGGGCCGGGATTATGAGAACACCATTCGAATTGAGTATTTGGAACGGTTGAACCGCCTTTATGAAGATTGGATTGATCGGTATGACCAGGAAAAGCTGATTATAGATACCGATAACCTGGATTTTGTGAATAATCAGGACGATCTGGGGAAAGTCCTGGAGCTGATTGAGCAAAGGTTATTCGGGTTGTTTAATTAA
- a CDS encoding DUF177 domain-containing protein, whose amino-acid sequence METSKLIFDLQEIPDGQSERTVSLSEGDLKLDDEVTLKKGDVHINFLRTNHFIEVNFEIDVDTELICDRSLKPFSKHLNGSYHVLFEPDDIEDTETEKGAVRQIPPEDLVLDIEKEVRDTIMLEIPVRKIHPDYLDSEGKPEDFETKCYGPEPDEEEMIDPRWEKLKKLKKT is encoded by the coding sequence GTGGAAACGTCAAAATTAATATTTGATTTACAAGAGATACCCGACGGACAAAGTGAAAGAACTGTATCTTTATCTGAAGGCGATCTCAAATTAGATGATGAAGTTACTCTGAAAAAGGGCGATGTTCATATTAACTTCCTTAGAACCAATCATTTTATTGAAGTTAATTTTGAAATTGATGTGGACACAGAATTAATTTGTGATCGATCATTAAAACCATTTTCAAAGCATTTAAATGGTTCTTATCACGTACTTTTTGAACCGGATGACATCGAAGATACTGAAACAGAAAAAGGTGCCGTTCGGCAAATTCCACCGGAAGATTTAGTGCTGGATATTGAAAAAGAGGTCCGTGATACGATCATGCTGGAAATACCGGTTCGAAAAATTCATCCGGATTATCTTGATTCTGAAGGAAAACCGGAAGATTTTGAAACGAAATGTTATGGTCCGGAACCTGATGAGGAAGAAATGATTGACCCAAGATGGGAAAAATTAAAGAAACTGAAGAAAACTTAA
- the plsX gene encoding phosphate acyltransferase PlsX, which yields MVIAVDAVGGDHFPKIPIQGAVQASQENAEIEILLVGPKEMIQKELDDLEYDSNRIHILHAPEIISMNESPAAAVKSKQSSSIAVGLSAHKKGECEAFVSVGNTGALLAASTFMLGKLEGVIRPTIAATYPNLKGISLLTDAGANLELKPEMYLQFAKMSRILAKEILDIEDPTVGLLNVGEEPEKGLELHKKVYDLLSDLSYFSGNIEGKDILYGKTDVYLVDGFCGNVLLKFGESIPEILKQLLKKTMTDEKIEPEMQKKVFGILSKSLRAFNYEHVGGIPFLGVNGMSLVGHGGSSAIAIKNMILNAVQCVEHGINDKIVASLNEN from the coding sequence ATGGTGATTGCTGTTGATGCGGTAGGAGGGGACCACTTTCCAAAAATTCCGATTCAGGGGGCAGTTCAGGCATCACAGGAAAATGCCGAGATTGAAATCCTTTTGGTGGGACCAAAAGAGATGATCCAAAAAGAACTGGATGATCTTGAGTACGATTCCAACAGGATTCATATTCTGCATGCTCCGGAAATCATATCTATGAATGAATCGCCTGCAGCAGCTGTCAAATCCAAGCAATCTTCATCCATTGCCGTGGGACTCTCTGCTCATAAAAAAGGGGAGTGCGAAGCTTTTGTAAGTGTAGGAAACACGGGAGCATTACTGGCTGCATCCACATTTATGCTCGGCAAACTTGAAGGGGTGATACGGCCAACTATCGCAGCTACTTATCCCAATTTAAAGGGTATAAGCCTGTTGACAGACGCCGGAGCAAATCTTGAGCTAAAGCCTGAGATGTATCTCCAGTTTGCCAAAATGAGCCGCATTCTTGCGAAGGAAATTCTGGATATTGAAGATCCCACTGTAGGTCTGTTAAATGTTGGGGAAGAACCCGAGAAAGGACTTGAACTGCATAAGAAAGTATATGATTTACTATCAGATCTGAGCTATTTTTCAGGAAATATTGAAGGAAAAGATATTTTGTATGGAAAAACAGATGTCTATCTTGTTGACGGATTTTGCGGAAACGTTCTGCTGAAATTTGGTGAATCTATTCCCGAAATTCTGAAACAACTGCTCAAAAAGACGATGACCGACGAGAAGATAGAACCCGAGATGCAGAAAAAGGTATTTGGAATTTTATCAAAATCGCTCAGAGCCTTTAATTATGAACACGTAGGCGGCATTCCCTTTCTTGGAGTGAACGGAATGAGCCTTGTAGGACATGGTGGCAGTTCGGCAATAGCAATCAAAAATATGATCCTTAATGCCGTTCAGTGTGTTGAGCACGGTATCAATGACAAAATTGTAGCATCTCTAAACGAAAACTAA
- a CDS encoding beta-ketoacyl-ACP synthase III: protein MSVKRAKISGVGHFLPDYVLTNKELENLVETNDEWIRSRTGIAERRILKDPEKATSFMAEKAALEALEDAGVDATEIDAIIVATVTPDYMFPATAALVQKRIGAENAYGFDLSAACSGFLFALSNGSMMIESGRAKKVLVIGADKMSAIVDFTDRSTCILFGDAAGAVVLEETDRDGIIDYVQHTNGDEECLLYQPAGGSINPASEETVKNKLHFLRQDGRVVFKKATEGMADVSLEIMERNNLSGDDVTWLVPHQANKRIISATARRMGLSEDKVMINIEKYGNTTAATIPLCLYDWKDQLKDGDSLILSAFGGGLTWGAIYLKWSK from the coding sequence ATGTCTGTAAAGCGAGCTAAGATTAGCGGGGTTGGGCATTTTTTGCCCGATTATGTATTGACCAATAAAGAACTCGAAAATTTAGTTGAGACCAATGATGAGTGGATTCGTTCGCGAACAGGGATTGCTGAGCGGCGAATATTAAAAGATCCGGAAAAGGCAACATCTTTTATGGCCGAAAAAGCAGCTCTTGAAGCTCTTGAAGATGCCGGCGTTGACGCAACAGAAATTGATGCAATTATTGTAGCCACTGTAACGCCCGATTATATGTTTCCAGCTACAGCTGCACTTGTTCAAAAACGGATAGGTGCAGAAAATGCCTATGGGTTTGATCTATCAGCTGCCTGTTCAGGATTCCTTTTTGCTCTTTCCAACGGAAGTATGATGATTGAGTCGGGCCGTGCTAAAAAAGTTTTAGTGATTGGCGCAGATAAGATGAGTGCTATTGTTGATTTTACAGATCGATCCACTTGTATCTTGTTTGGTGATGCTGCCGGAGCTGTTGTTCTCGAAGAAACAGATAGAGATGGTATCATCGATTATGTTCAACACACGAATGGGGATGAAGAGTGCTTGCTTTATCAACCTGCGGGTGGGAGTATAAACCCGGCAAGTGAAGAAACTGTTAAGAACAAGCTGCATTTTCTTCGGCAGGATGGCCGCGTTGTGTTTAAGAAAGCTACTGAAGGAATGGCCGATGTATCCCTGGAAATTATGGAACGAAACAATCTCAGCGGAGATGATGTCACATGGCTTGTTCCCCATCAGGCCAATAAAAGAATAATTAGTGCAACGGCACGCAGAATGGGGCTTTCAGAAGATAAAGTGATGATAAATATTGAAAAATATGGAAATACCACTGCTGCCACGATCCCTCTTTGTTTATATGATTGGAAAGATCAACTTAAAGATGGTGACAGTCTGATCCTTTCAGCATTTGGTGGAGGATTAACATGGGGAGCTATCTACCTGAAATGGAGTAAATAA
- the fabD gene encoding ACP S-malonyltransferase, translated as MRTAILFPGQGSQKVGMGLDHYESNPKFRSIIDEADELLGYSLSEIMFEGPSDELTQTKYTQPAIFLHSYALFTTLDLDPDVMAGHSLGEFTALTAAGALDFESALELVALRGQKMQEAGDENPGTMAAIIGMDDETVDKICEEATEEIGKPVVSANYNCPGQLVISGDVDAVHKAVDIAKEKGCRLAKILPVSGAFHSPLMKPAFDALQKKLESTTFFRPRFKVFSNFTARPTRDESELKDNVLQQLLNPVRWTQTLLNMEKEEVNSFVEVGPGNVLQGLVKRTLKEINIEGYQ; from the coding sequence ATGCGTACAGCTATTCTATTTCCGGGTCAGGGCTCTCAAAAAGTTGGAATGGGACTCGATCACTATGAATCGAATCCAAAATTCCGGTCAATTATTGATGAAGCTGATGAGCTTCTCGGATATTCATTGAGTGAAATTATGTTTGAGGGACCATCTGATGAGCTGACTCAGACAAAGTACACTCAACCGGCCATTTTTCTTCACTCCTATGCATTGTTTACCACACTGGATTTGGATCCGGATGTAATGGCAGGACATAGTTTGGGAGAATTTACAGCCTTAACGGCGGCCGGAGCCCTGGATTTTGAATCGGCCCTGGAGTTAGTAGCTCTTCGCGGCCAAAAAATGCAGGAAGCCGGGGATGAAAATCCCGGAACAATGGCTGCTATCATAGGAATGGACGATGAGACTGTAGATAAAATTTGTGAAGAAGCCACCGAAGAGATTGGAAAACCGGTTGTTTCGGCCAATTATAATTGTCCGGGTCAGCTTGTTATTTCAGGCGATGTGGATGCGGTTCATAAAGCTGTTGACATTGCAAAAGAAAAAGGCTGTCGGTTGGCTAAAATTCTGCCTGTCAGTGGGGCTTTTCATTCCCCACTTATGAAACCGGCATTTGATGCACTTCAAAAGAAATTGGAAAGTACCACGTTTTTCCGTCCTCGTTTTAAAGTATTTAGTAATTTTACGGCTCGGCCAACAAGGGACGAGAGTGAACTAAAAGATAATGTTCTTCAACAACTGTTGAATCCTGTACGATGGACGCAGACATTATTGAATATGGAAAAAGAAGAAGTAAATTCGTTTGTTGAGGTTGGTCCCGGAAATGTTCTCCAGGGCTTGGTGAAACGAACTCTGAAGGAAATTAATATTGAAGGATATCAATAG